The following DNA comes from Chitinophaga nivalis.
CTTCCTCTTCAAAAAATCCTTTTTCATATTCCTGCATGATATACGGATCTGTGTTGGATTCCAGCTTTTTACTGATCATCACCAGAAACTTATCTGTACCCAGGGTGTCCAGTTCGGCAGGTTCCGTTTCAAAGTCAGGGTAAAATGGCAGCATTTTACTGAATCCGCTTTTATAGAGGCGAACCAGCTCCTGCAGCCGGTGTTGGGCAGTTTGTTGCGACAAAGGTACTGCGGCAAAAACGGCTTCCTTTTTAGTGCCGGAAATAAAATGCATACCGGTTAATACGCCTGCTGCCGTACCTGCCAGGTAACGGATATAAGCTGCTATCAGGTATTTGGTTTCTTTTTTCGACCAGGATACCTGCAGGAATTTATCATCAAAAACCTGGGGGATAGTACCTTTCAGTAAGCTGCCATCTACCGATAACTCCACCGGCAGCCGTTTTTCTTCAGTGCCTTTTGTGAGGGTATCATAGAGGGCGCGTACCGGTACTACCAGCTCTTCTACCTGATGCAGGGCTACCGTAGCCATATTACTCAGCGGCAGCCTGCCTTTGCGGACCAGCATTTTTTGCAGGATACCGGTTTCATTTGCCGCCACGGGCAACAGTCGGTTTTTGATATCCCACTGATCCAGGTTATCGAGGCTGAACAATTCTGTTTCTTTCAGCAGAATTTGTTCATTGTTGTAATAGATGCCCAGCACTTTATTGTAATAAGCGCGGAAAGGATTCCGGAAGAAGCTGACCAGTTCATCCAGCGTAATTTCATCGAAGTTTAACGGGTCTGTTATCTTTTGTTCCTTTAGTACCGTCTTTTTATGCAGGGTATTATTATTCAGATAGCTGAACAGCTGATCGTTGCCGGTAGCATATTTCCGGCTGAATCCCTGTAAGGGCTGCTGGGTAATGAGCAGGGAGCGTACCTGGGATTGTTCAGCCGGATCGGTACCGGCTTCTATGTAATCTACCAGTTCATCTACCAGGGCAGAAGGTGGCTGGATGGTATTGTCTTTGGCATTTTTACCTACATAGCTGATGTATAAATAGTTTTGGGCAGATAATACCGTTTCCAGGAACAGGTGTTTATCATTTTCTTTTACATTACGATCGCCCCGTTGCCGTTGTTGTTCCATCAGGTTGAAGCTGGACTTGTTTTCCCGGCGGGGGAATTTATCGTAGTTAAGGCCCATCAACGCTACTACCTTAAACGGAATACTACGCATGGGAATGAGCGAACAGAAGGTGATGCCCCCGTTTACAAATAGTCCGGCGCGGGTAGTACCTGTAAGGGTTTGCAGGAAGCTATGGTTAAATACCTCAAAGGATATTTTATCATCCATGTACTCATTTAGCGTGTTGTAATCGGTGAGTTCTTTCATGAGGGTGGTATAGTCCTCATCTACTTCTTCCTGCGGTTCAAATACGAGGTTATGCAGCAGGCGTTCTGCATAGGTCACCCATTCTGCAATGCTCCGGTCATGTGTACGGTCTTCGATGGAGTCCATGAGTACCGCCGCAAAATGGCAGAAGCGGATGATTTCGTGGGCATCGCTGCCTTCCAGCTGGTCCAGCGGGAAAAAGCTGTCGGCGCCTGTGCCGTATTCTTCATTGCCGCTCATGCAGATACCATACATGATCCGCTGGATACCGTACCGCCAGCTGACAAAATGGGTTTCTTCCGTTTTGTCGCCTTCAATACCAAACCGGATGTTGGCTGCCTGTACAATGGCGCGTATCCGCAGCGGGTCCTGCAGGGCAAAACGTTTACGGATATATGAAAAGTCCAGCAGCTGTATTACGGTTTCGGCTTTGAAGTTGTCGGCCGTAACGGTTAAGATGGCATGCAGGGCATTAAAAAGGTTGTCGTTATCAGTATAGCTTTCATCGGCAATGGTGTAGCGGAACCGGTATGGCGCATGATTAAATACCGCTTTGATATAAGGTGCGTAGGCATCAATGTCGCTGACCATGACTACAATGTCGCGGGGCGACAAGGCTTCATGCCGCTGATCTACCAGGTGTACCAGGTAGTTATACAGTACTTCCACTTCCCGGGCGATGGTGTAACAGGAGTTGATGGTGACGGAACCATCTCTGGTATCTTCCAGGGAAAGGGGCTGCCGTTCGTTGGTGGCGGCCATAAAGATATCGTGCTGGATTTTGTGCAGCAGCGAATCCGGTTCCGGTTCCACGATGTCGATGTCTTCGTAGGCATTTAAAAAAGCATCGTAGGCGAAGAAAAGGCCGAAGCTGTTTTGTATCACACTCCCCCACCCGGTGAGAAGGGTGTTGCCGGCCGTGTTGGCCGCTAGTTCCTGCAGGCCTTTCTGCCGCCAGCGGGCCAGTTGTTTTTCGTTTTTGTCGTCAAACCAGAAGACAGCCGGCGCCGGGTTAATAATATGAAAATAGACATCTATATAAGCCGATAATTCATGCAGGATCTTTACGTGATACGCTGTGATAATGGATAACCCAAAGAGGTGGATGGCGGGTATCCTGCTTGCCAGATTCACTTTGGGTCCATTTATGCGTAAGGTATCCAGGATATAGGCGCCAATAATGGTTTTGTCGGGCAGAGCTTTGCCAGACATGGTTTTTATCTTCATCCACAGCCATTGCTGCCAGTCGGCTTGCTGCATGGCCGCAACATCTGCGCGGGTCCACTCCTGGATCATATCCGGCCGGTACACCTGGTACTGGTCAAAAAGATCGGCTACTCTTTCTGCGAGCGACATCCGTTTTAATGCGCTGTCGGGGCCCTGATCCTGGTAATAGGCGGCAGTATCCGGATATTTTTCTGTAAACGCTTTTTCTCCCAGCAGTTTGAAAAGCAGCCAGCTGAGATTTTGCGGAGAAAGCACGGCAGTGTAGGGCCCTCCCAGCATCATGTATAGCTGATGCAGGAGGTCGTTGGGTTTCATAAACCGGCAGTTGGCTGCAATACCCAGCTGGTAGGCCAGTTGCAACTTGAGCCAGTTATTCATCCCTTCGGTTTGGGTAATAATGTAATGTGGCTGAAAAACACTGTTGCCGGCGGCTTGCAGGTCCTGAGAAAGGCCCTGCGCCAGGCTGTTCAGTGAATTAGACACTTTTAAATACAATGCCATGTATGTATCTGAGCTTAGTCTGTTAAATTAGTTGCCGGCGCCTGCTGCCAGGAATCTGGCGGCAATACCGGAGGCACGCTCTACAAACCGGGCGGCTGCCATCAATATGACGGTGGCGGGCCCCTGGAGGTATACCCTTTCTTTTGCCCGGCTGGCGGCGGTATACAGCAGTTCCCGGGTAAGGATGGGTACTTCCGCTACCTGCGGCAATACTACCAATACTTCTCCGAATTCAGAACCCTGACTTTTGTGAATCGTCATGGCAAAAGCTGTTTCCGCCTGTGTAAGATAGCCCGGTAATACACCTTTCAGTCCACCGGTACTGTCTTCAAACCAGGCCATCAGCGTGCCGTTGCTGTTGGGCCGGATAATGCCGGTATCTCCGTTGAATAAGCCGTGTTCGTAATAGTTACGGGTGAGGATAATAGGACGGTTCTCATAAAATTCTGCATTGGCAGTAATGAGTTTTTTATCGTGCAGGTATTTTTCTATTTGTTTGTTGACGGCGTACAGGCCTTGCGGTCCTTCTCTGACAGCGGTGAGTACCCGTTGGGTATTCAGTTTACGGAGTGCGGTAGCCGTATCTTTTTCTGTGATGAAAGCAGTATATCCGGCAATGAACTGTTCAAACAATGCCGGATCGGCAGCCTGGTCTATGATTACCTGCGGATCGGCATCGGCAGGCAGAAACGCCTGAATAGCGGCCACGTTGTTGTCGATAACCGCGCGGGTAAATTTTCCGATACCCTGATGTCCTGTGAAACGGTGGCTGCGCCGCAATTCCACGAGGTGTTGAAACAGCGGGTGCTGATAATGATCCCGTTCCTGTGCTGCCGGAATTTGTTGCAGCGTATCCGTAATAAAGGTATTGATGAACTGTCGCCGTGCCGGTGAAAAGAGGTTGAGTTGTTCCTGCGCCTGACAAAGATCTCCAAACAAGCTGCCCGCTTCTACAGAGGCCAGCTGGTCTTTGTCGCCCAGCAAAATCAGGCGGGTATGCGGATGGATGGCGTCCAGCAGTTTGGAAAAAAGCGCCACATCAATCATGGAACACTCATCTACAATCACTACATCGTAGTTAAGCGGATTTTCCCGGTTATGCCGGAAGTAAGGGGTATCTCTTTCGGGCTTCAGCAGCCTGTGAATGGTAGCCGGTTGCAGCAGCCGGAATTGGGCAGCAATCGCCGGATCTATATCGATGGTAGTATTACGGAGACTCTCCGCCATACGTGCGGCGGCTTTACCGGTAGGTGCTGCCAGCGCTACTTTCAGGGCGGGGTCGGTCGCATACAGGATAGCCAGCAGTTTGGCTACGGTAGTAGTTTTACCCGTACCCGGGCCGCCGGTGATGATGGTGAAATTATTCAACACCCCGGTAATAGCAGCTGCCAGCTGCCAGTTGACCGGATCACCGCCTGTTGTCGTGGCAGCGGGCGCCTCAAACAACCGGGTAATAAATGGTTGCTGATTTTTTAGCAATGCCATTCTTTCCGGTAATAGCAGCTGTTCGGCCGTGAGAAAGGCCTGCAGGCGCTCCAGGAAATTGGTTTCGTAGCGGAAATACCGTTGCAGGTACAGCCGGTTTTGGTATAATACAAAGGGCTGCCGGTCGTCACCATGCTTACCAATCAGCGGAATGGCCGCCAGTGCCGCCGGGATGTTTTCCGGTATATAATAAAAAGACGGAAGTGCGTCCTGGTCGGCTTTAATTTTATCGAGATGCAGACAGATATGCCCTTCACTCAGTTTCTTCGACAGCAGGTAAGCGAAAGGCTTTAATGCAGGAATATCGAAGTACTCTGCAAATTGCTGGTGAACGTCGTTCAGGGTCGAAATGTTTCGCATGGTCTGGTGATACACTTGATAAATATCAAAGTACGACATTTTCTGCGTCATCTGTATAAAGTGATGCTACGTATAGCCATACCGGATATGACGGAGACCGGTATTTTGACACTTATCGCAAATAAAATTTAGGTTTGCGCAACTTTTGAGCACGATTTTATTTTTATCGGAGATGATACCCACAACTGTTATGAGCAAAAGATTGTTTTCCCGGATTGTTACAGGATTATTATTGATGAATCTTTGTGCCGTCGCACAGGATAGTCTGGACAGAAAAGCCAGTCAGTTTAAAGCCAACCTCAATTTACTGGGCGTCGGCCTGCATTACGAGTGGCGGGTATACCGCACAGCTACCATGAATCTGGAAGCCGGTATCGATTTCAGTTTTGGTTATGCCGGTTCCGATATGAATGGCAGCCATTGGGGATATATTTTCACCCCGGTTGTTTCCGGAGAATTCCGGCAGTACTATGGCTTGCGCCGATCTGCCGCCCATGGCAGAAAAATCAGGAACAATGCAGGTAATTTCTTTAGCCTCACCGCTGGTTACAGCATGGTACCGCTGATCGCCAAAAATAAAGAGATGGATGCCATGTATTCCATTGCGCCGGCCTGGGGCATACAGCGCAGTTGGGGTAAACGGATTAATTTTGATGTCCGCTTCGGATGGGCATTACGATATATCTCCCGTACCGGCTCCTGGGATGGTTTTCCCAGCACCCGGCTGGGAGTGGGATATGTGATCTGGTAGGATCTCACTATTTTACAGTATGAAACATTATTGGCTATTGGCTGTCTGGTGCCTGGGAATGGCATGTGGCTACTCCCGGACGCATGCAGATAAATACCCCGCATTTCCGGATTTTCCGGCATACAACGGCCCGGCATATACCTTACAAAAACTAACGCTGCCCGATGAAAGTCTGGTATGGGCCACCATTCCGGCAGACAGCAGCTGCCTGCTGGTGGTAGTGAATGTGATCAATCCTACCAGTCCGGAAATCGCCAGTGATACCTACCGGTTAATCATCTTCCGTAATGGCAGCAGAACACAGGCAACACCTTTCACCGCCTCCTATCCTACATCGGCATTGCATTATATCGATGAACAACACAACCTGTTTTTCGGGGATCAGTATTTTAAAGCACCTGCCTATACTTTACAAACGATGCCGGAAGTGAAGCTGGAAACACCACAGCAGGTGCAGCAATATATGGATGCCAGCACTTCGGTGGCAACCTATGACTATCGCATTATTGACAGGCCTTACTATATTTTTAAAACGGCCAAAGGGCCCGTGTACGGATATACCGATATTCCCACCACTGACAGCATGATCAGGGCGGGTAATAAACTGCATACGCATCCGGCGCCTTCCCCGTCGCAGTGGCTGCAGGCATTCGACAGTGTTGTGGTGGCCAACCGTAGTTCCGGTAATCATTTTGTATTTTACTTTTATCCCTCCTATCTCCGCTATTACCGGCTGGTGGAAGGAAAAGATTCGCTGTGGTTTAAAGTAAATGAGGATAAAAAATATTTTAATGCTTTTAGCACCATCCTGCTGGCAGGGAAAAAATATATTTTATACAAAGATGATCAGCTGAAAAATCATGATTTATTTTTGCTGGAACAGCAGCATAGGGAATAATAAAAGTAGCTCAGCAATTAAATAATTTATATGGCATCCAGGATAATTAAGCAGGTAATCGTGATGCGCAAAGACCTGAATATGCGCAAAGGTAAAATGATAGCACAGGGAGCGCATGCATCCATTGCATTTCTCACCAGGCAGGCCGTGGTAGAGGGGCATACCTTCCGGACACATGTTAGAAATCCCGAAGAATTAACAGAATGGATGACAAAAGGATTTACAAAAATTTGTTTGTCGGTAGATTCTGAAGAAGAACTGGAACGTATCTACCAACTGGCGGTGGAAGACGGGCTGAATGCCACATTGATTACCGATTCGGGGTTAACAGAGTTTGGCGGTGTGCCCACCAAAACCTGTTGTGCGATCGGGCCTGATCTGAATGAATCGATAGACCGGATTACCAAAGATTTAAAGCTGTTGTAGCCGTTAATCTTCTTCCGTAACGTTGGTTTCGGCCACCCTGCCTACCTGGCCGTCTTCCAGGCGTACCTTGATACCACGGGAATGAAAAGGGGCAGACGTAAGAATATCTTGTACAATACCATAGGTCAGTTTTCCGCTGCGTTGATCCTTTTTCAGGATGATGGCCACTTCCAGGCCGGGATATATATCACTTCTGTTACGTCCGTGCATAGCAATGAAATTAGAAAAGAGTCAGCCGCAAAGCTAACTCTTTTCTTAAAATTATGATTTGCTGATAAACAGCTGCTTAAGCTGATCAATCAATACACCATTGCCGTTGACGCTGATGTTGTTGATTTTCTCCGCGATTTTTTCCACGTATTCCATTTCTTTTAAACGGAACAACATTGGATTATCTTCCATCAGCCGCGCTGTATTCAACAGGCTGCGGGTGCTGGCAGTTTCTTCCCGGCGCATGATGATGTTGGCCTGTGCTTTCTTTTCCGCTACCAATACCTGGTTCATGATATCTTTTATATCGCCGGGTAAAATGATGTCGCGGATACCGAAGCCGGTGACTGATACACCCATCGCTGCACTATGTTCGCTCACTGCCTGCAGGATATGTGCTGCCAGGGTTTCTTTTTTCTCCAGCAATTCATCGAAAGTCAATGCCGCTACATATTCGCGCAATGCCAGCTGAAACAATACATACAACTGCCGTTCATAGTCTTTATGATGCAATACCGCCGTTTCAATATCGGTGATGCGGTATTGTGCCCAGGCGTTGATACGCAGTGCTGCTTTGTCTTTGGTCAGTATTTCCTGTCCATTGATTTCTACCTGCAACTGCCGGGTATCAATTTTACTCACCGAAATGCTGATATCATTTTTCCACCAGTGATATACACCGGCAGATAAAATCTGTGCATATTTACCATCTACCAGTAATACGGCTTTTTCATAGTTTTCTACCCGGATGGTACGCACATAGGGCGCTACCAGCTTATGGCTCAGGGTAGCCGGTGTAATATCTTCCCGGATATCAATTTTGCTGATATCTGCACGAATGAAGGTATACGCAATACTGTTTTTCCAATAAGCATATCTGCCCGCTGTTAATACATTTTTTAATAAACCGTTTTCATATTGCAGTACAATTTCATCGTCGTTTACGGCCACTACTTCCAGGGCGGCAGCGATATCTTTATCCTGCAAAAGGATGTTCAGTTCTATATTGGGTACAAATGGTTTGTTCAGATCATACCGGATGATATCTTCTCCAAACAGCCAGTAGTGGCCTTCCCGCAGCATACGTTTGTATACGCCGTTTTTGAAAACCAATCCTGCTTCATAGGCATTTACAGTTACTCTTTTCATGTTTTTTTGTTTTGGGGGTTGTGAAAAAAAGCCAGTGCTGCTGCCATTCCAAATATGCGGAAACAGGTTACCATCAGAATAAGCTACCAGGTCAGGGCGGAAGTACTGGCTGATAGTTACGGTCCGATGCGATGCGCCTGTTTGCGGGGCATGCGGGGAATTGCTGACTGCCCCTTTTGAGCAGCCATAGCCGGCGGGCAGCGCTGGCCTTCAATTTTGGGTCGCCATTTGATGGGAAGCGGCGTACTTCCTTTTGCGTTACCAGTTTTGCTATCCACGCATATACGCAGAGCAGGATTCGAACCTGCAAGGTAGTCTGTTGCTCTACCACTGAGCTACCGGTATAAACCGGGAAGGGATCGAACCTTCGACACACGGACGATGAGCAGACATATGACGTTCCGGGGCAATAGCATACAACCAGTTACTACCGTTGTACTGCGGGGTGCTTTGAAACCCTCGCCTGGTTTGCCATACCGGACAACAACCATACGTCTCTTCCGGTAAAGGAAGCTTTTGGGTAAATGCTTTTCATTTACCTGGTGAACAAAGCAGGAGTCGAACCTGCACGGGCGGTGCTTCAAACCGCTGCGCTGCCATTGGAGCTATTTGTTCATGTGGCAATGGTGCGTTATACACCATTGCCTAAAGGGTGCAGGCGGGATTCGAACCCTGACTTTCCGGGTCACAACCGGATGTTCTGCCTTTAAACTACCAGCACCAGGTATAGGGTTAAACAAACCGGGGCTAACATAAACAACAGTGTCGTGATACATGGCATTCCTGACAATACCCCGCAACGAATANNNNNNNNNNNNNNNNNNNNNNNNNNNNNNNNNNNNNNNNNNNNNNNNNNNNNNNNNNNNNNNNNNNNNNNNNNNNNNNNNNNNNNNNNNNNNNNNNNCTTCCGGGTCACAACCGGATGTTCTGCCTTTAAACTACCAGCACCAGGTATAGGGTTAAACAAACCGGGGCTAACATAAACAACAGTGTCGTGATACATGGCATTCCTGACAATACCCCGCAACGAATAAAGCTGGTATGGTCTGAAATCTTTACTGGTATTGTGATACCAGGCATACACGATATAGTGCTTCCGGTAAAGGAAGCTTTTGGGTAAATGCTTTTCATTTACCTGATGAACAAATTGAACATCGAATAGAGATGCTGTTTGTTCCTGTTTACAGCAGCAGTACTAATTCTACTGGCTGAAAGATGCAGACAGGATTTGATTCCTGACCTGCCGGATTACACCCGGCTGTTCTGCTTTTAAACTACCTGCATCCGGTATAGGGGTTGGCTGGACCGGATTTGAACCGGTAATCCACTGCGTATAAGGCAATTGCATTCACCGTTATGCTACCAGCCATTCAAACAGGGCACAAAAAAAACCGGCCGAAATGAACGACCGGTTTTTAACAGCACATAAGTAACCTTATGTTCGTTTATACCAAAGTCGTACAAATTTTTTTGCGGGCAGCCAACTGGAAAATGATAGCAGCGTATCATGCTCCTGACTAAACCGTATATGATGTATGCGTTTTTGCATTGTTTTTTTTATTTGATGAAATAACAATAAAAAAGCCCCGCAATCTCTTGCGGGGCTTATGTTATAGGAAGTTCGTTGTTTCAACTTATTCTGTAGCATAACATGCCCCGCAACCCAGGAAGTCCTGTATCGGACTAAATGGATTTGTTGTGTGTTTATGTGTTTGACGGAGATACATGTGTTTTTATTTTTAACGATGCAAAGATGGAAATAATTTTTTGTAATCTCCAAATTTTTATGAAAAATATTTTTAACCTGATAAAAATCCGGTCGTAAAAAACGATCTGGACATCCTGTTTTTTTGCGCATCAAAAATTTGCAAAAGAGAGATAATAATGGGTTATGAATGAAGCTTTCTGTTCATTTCTAATAAAAAATTGCATAACAAACGATTAACGATTTAACTGCAATAGCTTTAAATTTTATTGTTCATATTGATAGTCCGGATAACTGATAGATCGTTCTTGTTAATCTTTTTTAATATTCATTTTTGTATGAGCGAAAGTCAGTTATTTTGAAACATGAAAATTATACTATCTAAACCAACGCACGCCGATTGAGTATGGCCATATGGAAACCGAATCTATCCGCCATTACTGTTTACCGGCTTCTGTGATCCTAGGACACAGCGTTAACAGCGACGAATTCCTTTGAGTAACTCAATGTAAATAATTAAGCAGCCAAATGACATCTACACAAAAGAGAAAATATAAAGTACTTTTTGCAGAGGATGATTTGTTCTTTTCCCGTCTGACCGCCCAGCATCTGGAATCAGACGGAGGGTTTGAAGTGCATAGCGTTTATGATGGGGAAAGCGCGTGGGAGCTATTTAAAAAGCAGGAGTTTGATATTTGTTTACTGGATATAGCCATGCCTAAACTGGATGGCATTGAACTGGGACACCGCATCAGAACCATGGATAAATTAGTATATATCTGTTATCTCACCGGATTAAATTCTATGGCTGTAAAGAAAGACATGATGGAAAAAGGAGGAGCGGATGATTATTATATCAAACCATTTCCCAAAGAAGAACTGGTATTAAAACTGAAAGGTTGTATCAACCGGGTATCCCAGAAAAATGAATACCATAGAATCGTTTAC
Coding sequences within:
- the recC gene encoding exodeoxyribonuclease V subunit gamma is translated as MALYLKVSNSLNSLAQGLSQDLQAAGNSVFQPHYIITQTEGMNNWLKLQLAYQLGIAANCRFMKPNDLLHQLYMMLGGPYTAVLSPQNLSWLLFKLLGEKAFTEKYPDTAAYYQDQGPDSALKRMSLAERVADLFDQYQVYRPDMIQEWTRADVAAMQQADWQQWLWMKIKTMSGKALPDKTIIGAYILDTLRINGPKVNLASRIPAIHLFGLSIITAYHVKILHELSAYIDVYFHIINPAPAVFWFDDKNEKQLARWRQKGLQELAANTAGNTLLTGWGSVIQNSFGLFFAYDAFLNAYEDIDIVEPEPDSLLHKIQHDIFMAATNERQPLSLEDTRDGSVTINSCYTIAREVEVLYNYLVHLVDQRHEALSPRDIVVMVSDIDAYAPYIKAVFNHAPYRFRYTIADESYTDNDNLFNALHAILTVTADNFKAETVIQLLDFSYIRKRFALQDPLRIRAIVQAANIRFGIEGDKTEETHFVSWRYGIQRIMYGICMSGNEEYGTGADSFFPLDQLEGSDAHEIIRFCHFAAVLMDSIEDRTHDRSIAEWVTYAERLLHNLVFEPQEEVDEDYTTLMKELTDYNTLNEYMDDKISFEVFNHSFLQTLTGTTRAGLFVNGGITFCSLIPMRSIPFKVVALMGLNYDKFPRRENKSSFNLMEQQRQRGDRNVKENDKHLFLETVLSAQNYLYISYVGKNAKDNTIQPPSALVDELVDYIEAGTDPAEQSQVRSLLITQQPLQGFSRKYATGNDQLFSYLNNNTLHKKTVLKEQKITDPLNFDEITLDELVSFFRNPFRAYYNKVLGIYYNNEQILLKETELFSLDNLDQWDIKNRLLPVAANETGILQKMLVRKGRLPLSNMATVALHQVEELVVPVRALYDTLTKGTEEKRLPVELSVDGSLLKGTIPQVFDDKFLQVSWSKKETKYLIAAYIRYLAGTAAGVLTGMHFISGTKKEAVFAAVPLSQQTAQHRLQELVRLYKSGFSKMLPFYPDFETEPAELDTLGTDKFLVMISKKLESNTDPYIMQEYEKGFFEEEDTLAAYKAICQLLITPLATIFPEYYV
- the recD gene encoding exodeoxyribonuclease V subunit alpha, whose amino-acid sequence is MRNISTLNDVHQQFAEYFDIPALKPFAYLLSKKLSEGHICLHLDKIKADQDALPSFYYIPENIPAALAAIPLIGKHGDDRQPFVLYQNRLYLQRYFRYETNFLERLQAFLTAEQLLLPERMALLKNQQPFITRLFEAPAATTTGGDPVNWQLAAAITGVLNNFTIITGGPGTGKTTTVAKLLAILYATDPALKVALAAPTGKAAARMAESLRNTTIDIDPAIAAQFRLLQPATIHRLLKPERDTPYFRHNRENPLNYDVVIVDECSMIDVALFSKLLDAIHPHTRLILLGDKDQLASVEAGSLFGDLCQAQEQLNLFSPARRQFINTFITDTLQQIPAAQERDHYQHPLFQHLVELRRSHRFTGHQGIGKFTRAVIDNNVAAIQAFLPADADPQVIIDQAADPALFEQFIAGYTAFITEKDTATALRKLNTQRVLTAVREGPQGLYAVNKQIEKYLHDKKLITANAEFYENRPIILTRNYYEHGLFNGDTGIIRPNSNGTLMAWFEDSTGGLKGVLPGYLTQAETAFAMTIHKSQGSEFGEVLVVLPQVAEVPILTRELLYTAASRAKERVYLQGPATVILMAAARFVERASGIAARFLAAGAGN
- the pth2 gene encoding aminoacyl-tRNA hydrolase, yielding MASRIIKQVIVMRKDLNMRKGKMIAQGAHASIAFLTRQAVVEGHTFRTHVRNPEELTEWMTKGFTKICLSVDSEEELERIYQLAVEDGLNATLITDSGLTEFGGVPTKTCCAIGPDLNESIDRITKDLKLL
- a CDS encoding YwbE family protein, with product MHGRNRSDIYPGLEVAIILKKDQRSGKLTYGIVQDILTSAPFHSRGIKVRLEDGQVGRVAETNVTEED
- a CDS encoding slipin family protein; the encoded protein is MKRVTVNAYEAGLVFKNGVYKRMLREGHYWLFGEDIIRYDLNKPFVPNIELNILLQDKDIAAALEVVAVNDDEIVLQYENGLLKNVLTAGRYAYWKNSIAYTFIRADISKIDIREDITPATLSHKLVAPYVRTIRVENYEKAVLLVDGKYAQILSAGVYHWWKNDISISVSKIDTRQLQVEINGQEILTKDKAALRINAWAQYRITDIETAVLHHKDYERQLYVLFQLALREYVAALTFDELLEKKETLAAHILQAVSEHSAAMGVSVTGFGIRDIILPGDIKDIMNQVLVAEKKAQANIIMRREETASTRSLLNTARLMEDNPMLFRLKEMEYVEKIAEKINNISVNGNGVLIDQLKQLFISKS
- a CDS encoding response regulator transcription factor, coding for MTSTQKRKYKVLFAEDDLFFSRLTAQHLESDGGFEVHSVYDGESAWELFKKQEFDICLLDIAMPKLDGIELGHRIRTMDKLVYICYLTGLNSMAVKKDMMEKGGADDYYIKPFPKEELVLKLKGCINRVSQKNEYHRIVYKIGNYTFDRDKLTLKIDGIPSGISHTESRILRMLIEHAGSTISRESIMQEVWGRDVGRVLDVHIARLRNRLNKDPRVIIQSRKNEGYSLWMPDRN